The genomic interval GAATAAGCCTTTACGCCCGTCGTCCTTGAAGCGTGCCCCGCAAAGAGGACAGCATTGGTCGCTATAGATCCCGCCGGCCATGCACAAACCCCACCTCTGAGTAGAGGAAAAAGCATAGCACGGAGCCGGGACTTTTGTCAAAGCGCGGATTCCACCAAATCTGTTTGCAGTTTATAGGTAATGGTTTATGGGACCCTCAATGTTGGCGACCTCTTTCACCAAGTCGCCTACCCAGTTCCTCAAGATATCCCGGTTGATAATTTTTCCGTGTTTCATCAGATACGCTGAGCCCTAAAAGCGCGGTCGGAAAAGCCATCCAGGGTAGCTCTCCAACCCTCCTCTCAGAAATCGACAGTGGAGTAGGTAAAAGCATCAAGCTCGATGATGTATTCTGCACATACTTTTTGTTATTGTGCTCGTGCATTATCATTAAGCCGTTCGCCATTGATGTAGTTTTTTTTTAACAATTTTTAAGTTACCCAGGAGATTGCTGACTCGCTCCGAACAGCTTAAATAGCGTCTGGTGGCTTACCTTTTACCGATTGTATCGCTTTAAATATTCTGCGATCCGTCGCCAGCCCATACCTTTAGATCGAAGTTGCAATACCAACTCGCGATATTGTAAAAGCAGCTTGGAACTTTTTGGACTGGATTTAGCTTGTTTGCTTGCTTTTATCCGTTTGATGCGAATATCACTGATTTTTTGTAACTCCTGCTCAGAGCTATCTGATTTTCTTCTTATGGCCTGAGCTGTTTCCAAGTGGTGCATTTTGCTTAATGCTTTAATAAAACATGAATAGAAGACCTCGGGCAACTTGTTATTGTTTTCTATTCCACTTTGCTTTAATAAGTCTAACCCGAACTTAATGGCCTCGATTTGCACCTGCTCCGCCTGACGGCCCCAGTATCTAGCCATCTTTGCCCGTATTTCTTCAGGCATGTTGGTAAGGGTTTTAACTAGCTCAATGTCAAAGTTATACATTGCGTTCTCCTGGTTCTATTTGAGATATCTCTCGGTTATATCACCCCGATTATGTCCCATTTCGTAGGCCACTTGAACTAAGGCTTCCTCCCTGGTCCGCCCGCTTTGCTGGAGAGCCCGGAATCTCTCCTGAGCATAATTCCACCGTAGCCCATGGCTGCCAGTGTATTTTTGCCCGGATTTGTCGGCTGCTGCTTTTATGGCTAAACGATACTGGTTACGGGAAAACGTAAATTTTCCATAGTTTGGGTTTAAGTTTTCGATTACCAGTAACCGGTAGTTTTCATAAGGTGTTGATTGACGAAATTCTGAAATGCGGTCTTTTCCGCCTTTTCCTTTAATAATCTCAAATCGTTTGTTCTCTAAGAATTGCTCTGGTAGTACATGATCTAACTCCGAGATTCTCGCTCCAATATCGTATTGTGCTGCCGCTATTGTCCGATATAAGGGATCGGATATCGCTTTTATTAAACCGACTGGATCTTGATAAGCTCTAGTTTGGACAGAGCGATCCAGTACATCTCTGGCTTCTATCTTTGACGCCTGAATTTCAGCGGTCCAATCGTAATTGACATTGTTTCCCTGCTGATGTTCCCATTTATTGAGTCCCACTGAGAGTTTTTCCAGGGCTGAACAGTAAGTATTGAATGATCCGTATCTGAGGCCATCAGAGATTTTTGCGTCTAAGAAGCTGCTCACAATTTCAGGTGATAATTTTGTAATATCCTGAACAGCAAATGTTTCTTTTCCATAACGTAGTGCTTCAATCCAAACACTCCGATACAAATTTGCTGTGCTGAAGCTGTGGATTCCCAGATGCTGGCCTACCTCATGCCAGGTCTTGGCCCCAGCGGTCCGGGCTGCTTTTTTAGCTCGATGTTTCGATGTTCCAAAAACAGTAAGTAATTTAACCAGTTGAGATGCTTGATAGATGGGTGATCCGCGCATGACAAACCTCTCCCTATGATTGAAACTAGGTTTAACATTCCGCACTTTTTTTCAGGTGGTTTGCGTCCCACCCCGCTGGTTTTTCAGGTGGCAGCGGCACCTTGCAACGGTGTTTATTGTTTCCAGGCATCACCTCCGCTCAATTTTTCGTGCTGTTTTAGGTGCTTTTTTCCTTCTTTTCGCACCATATTTTCAATGCGCCCCAGCACAAAAGCGCGTCATTTTTTACGGTCTATTCATTCAGTCTTAGCTGTTAAATGATTTTATATAGAGAACATATTATCGATATATTATAGGTAGTTATCTACCATCTCAGTTTTTTTCACTTGTTTTCTTTACGGGAAATTTTTACGCCTATTGTGCCTTCGAAGCCCGTCCTCCGCCCCCCCCTCTTAGGCCCTTGATGAGGATGCCATTTCCCTTGGCATTCAGTGAGAATCGAAGGTGATTCTTTACCACGCTCCGTGCACTGCTAACCAATTTCTCTGGGATTTCGTTCCATCCCACTTGAATTCTAAACCGGCGTGTACTGGGAGCCTGTTAGATTACAAATGCTGGGAAGCCTGCGCCACCTTTTGAAACTTCGCAGCATCCGGACTAATGGCGCTTTTCGCCGGTCCCCCGCGTGTCACGTAAAGACGCGCTTGTACAGGTGGCAAGTATGGAGAATTCCCAGGATAGGGGCCTGTTAACTTATTATTTTGCGGAATTATACTTGGGCAGACCGCTACAATAGCTGTAGAGGCCTTTTGGGGAAAGGTGGTCGAAGTGCGACCAATTCTGGTGCTTAGGACATACCTCCGAGTATATACCTCGGCCTAGATACCCCTAAGGTCTTGGTAGGCTTTAAATTAACTGTTTTCCCAAGGGCTTCAACCCTCGAGAATTTCTTTTGGGCAGATTTGGCGGGCCTTCGCTGTCTCCGCCTCCTTTTGGGTTTTTCTGGGGGGGCAGAGACGCACGTACCTCTCTCAGGGGTATAACCTTCTCCTCCCCCCTGATTGGGGTTTTCATCTCGCTCTTTGGCAGCTTTAGAAGTTTTTCCTGCCGCCAATTTCCATTATTGTATTAAAATTTTCTTAAGCATGAACATCTCCTGCACGTTGAACGCGGCAGGAGGAAATCATGCGCCCCGGGCCCGGCAAGAATTCTCACCAGCGGGGTCTTATCTTTTTTGGCAGCCGCCGTCTAAGGGCAGCCGCTCTCTCTTTTTTCGGCCACCATCTGAGGGCAGCCTTTTCTTTTTCTCCCAGCTTGCCTCTCGGCTCGCCGCTGTGCGGCAGGTGGCTGGGACACCCTTTGAATGAGCATATCCTAATCAACTCATTTTTTAATGTCAAGGCCTGTTGTTTAAATTGTGCTCCCCTCTCTAACATTTTTCTCCAGACTGTCAGAGCTTATTCTGAGTGGCTCACCAAGGTTAGGCTTTGTTCTTTCCCTCCTCTGGATCAGGTCATAATTTAACAAAAGTGCCCATTTGGTTAAATTTACCCCCCCGCCCGGGCACTTTTATCCCTTCTTTTAATTTGACTCCTGCCCTGATTCTCCCCTATAATTTAACAAAAGATTAAACTGTTAAATTATCCCCCTTGCCCTCACTGTTCACTGGAAAGGAGGGGGAGGAGAAGAAAACTGGTTTGCACTGGTTATTAAGAATATATCTGTTTCTGCCCGGCGCCTCGCTGGCCTGTCTCTTTTCTCTCTAAACCAGGTAACCAGGTTAGGAGCCTTATGACCCCAACCCACCAAAACCTGCCCGCCCGCTGGCAGCAAGCGCAGCTCAAGAAGGCGAGCGGCATTATCCCTTTCTATCTTACGCCGGCGGAAGTGGGCCGAATGGCCGCAGCCGCAGCCGGTCGGCACCAGCTCCGGGACAAGCTCTTGATCCTCACTCTCTTTTGGACGGCGCTGCGGGTGAGCGAGGCCGTGAGCCTGACGCCGGCCATGATCTCCTACCACCATGGGCAGCCCTTTTTCACCGTCCAGGGCAAAGGCAAAAAAAACCGCCTGGTGTCTTGTCCGGAGCCGCTGATCCACCAGCTGCGAAGCTTCGCCTTTAGTCAGGACCTAAAGAGAGATGATCGGTT from Candidatus Diapherotrites archaeon carries:
- a CDS encoding tyrosine-type recombinase/integrase produces the protein MTPTHQNLPARWQQAQLKKASGIIPFYLTPAEVGRMAAAAAGRHQLRDKLLILTLFWTALRVSEAVSLTPAMISYHHGQPFFTVQGKGKKNRLVSCPEPLIHQLRSFAFSQDLKRDDRFFKITRVRAWQIIKELGERAGIAKEVWPHLFRHSGAIERLRQTRNPKSLQIHLGHSSMSMSMRYLTTLSAQDALEIESQVQYREE